From Virgibacillus natechei, the proteins below share one genomic window:
- the citZ gene encoding citrate synthase, whose amino-acid sequence MTTTKGLEGVVATQSSISSIINDQLTYVGYKIDDLAENSSFEEVVYLLWNQKLPNKSELDAFTAELATNMELPEPIIDHLRSYDLSSVHPMAALRTAISLLGLHDSEADVMEEKVNKQKAIRIQAQTSTIVAAFGRIRQGKDPIKPKKDYGYAKNFLYMLNGEDPKDIEIEAINKALVLHADHELNASTFTARVCVATLSDIYSGVTAAVGALKGPLHGGANEGVMKMLTEIGEEENAIPYIDEKFKNKEKVMGMGHRVYENGDPRAKHLRRMSKELTKITGEDKWYNMSLKIEEYIKEQKGLPANVDFYSASVYHSLGIDHDLFTPLFSVSRMSGWLAHILEQYDNNRLIRPRAEYVGPESPEYVSIEKR is encoded by the coding sequence ATGACAACAACGAAAGGTCTTGAAGGGGTTGTAGCAACTCAATCGTCAATTAGTTCCATTATTAATGACCAATTAACATACGTTGGTTATAAAATTGATGATTTAGCAGAGAATTCAAGTTTCGAAGAAGTAGTCTATTTATTATGGAACCAAAAACTACCAAACAAATCGGAATTAGATGCTTTTACAGCAGAACTAGCTACAAACATGGAATTACCTGAACCTATAATTGATCATTTACGCTCTTATGATCTATCAAGTGTTCATCCCATGGCGGCATTACGTACTGCAATTTCACTTCTTGGGTTACATGACAGTGAAGCGGATGTAATGGAAGAAAAAGTGAATAAGCAAAAAGCAATACGTATACAGGCTCAAACGTCAACAATTGTAGCGGCTTTTGGAAGAATTCGCCAAGGGAAAGATCCGATTAAACCGAAAAAGGATTATGGTTATGCAAAGAACTTTTTATATATGCTCAATGGAGAAGATCCTAAAGACATTGAAATTGAAGCAATTAATAAAGCACTCGTACTTCATGCTGATCATGAATTAAATGCCTCTACCTTCACTGCTAGAGTGTGTGTTGCTACATTATCAGATATATACTCAGGTGTTACAGCAGCAGTAGGAGCATTGAAAGGGCCTTTACATGGCGGGGCAAATGAAGGCGTAATGAAGATGCTTACAGAGATTGGTGAAGAAGAAAATGCAATCCCTTACATCGATGAAAAATTTAAAAACAAAGAAAAGGTCATGGGAATGGGGCATCGCGTATATGAAAATGGCGATCCACGTGCCAAGCACTTAAGAAGAATGTCAAAAGAACTAACGAAGATAACTGGGGAAGATAAATGGTATAATATGTCCCTGAAGATTGAGGAGTATATTAAAGAGCAGAAAGGATTACCAGCTAATGTTGATTTTTACTCTGCTTCTGTTTATCATAGCTTGGGGATAGATCATGATTTATTCACTCCTTTATTTTCAGTAAGCCGTATGTCTGGTTGGTTAGCACATATTCTGGAACAGTACGATAATAATCGTCTAATTCGTCCTCGTGCGGAATATGTTGGTCCAGAATCACCTGAATATGTATCAATTGAGAAACGATAA
- the pfkA gene encoding 6-phosphofructokinase, translating to MKRIGVLTSGGDAPGMNAAIRAVVRKAIYQDVEVFGIKNGFQGLIDGNIEQMEIGSVGDIIHRGGTILRSARSEEFKTEEGQKKGIEQLNKYGIEGLVVIGGDGSFHGAQKLTEKGYPCIGVPGTIDNDISGTDFTIGFDTALNTIIEAIDKIRDTATSHERTYVIEVMGRDAGDLALWAGLAGGAESILIPEKEEDFTDIVDRLKRGQERGKKHSIIVIAEGVGSGFDYGEQINEAVGLETRVTVLGYIQRGGSPTATDRVLASRLGAKSVESLLSGKAGKMVGIYNNQLVEQDIVEILSEKHEINHNMYNLSKELSI from the coding sequence ATGAAAAGAATCGGCGTTTTAACAAGTGGTGGTGACGCTCCTGGTATGAATGCTGCCATTCGTGCAGTGGTGAGAAAGGCAATTTACCAGGACGTTGAAGTATTTGGTATAAAAAACGGATTTCAAGGATTAATTGATGGAAATATTGAGCAAATGGAAATAGGCTCAGTTGGAGATATAATACATCGAGGTGGTACGATATTACGATCTGCAAGAAGTGAAGAATTTAAGACAGAGGAAGGTCAAAAAAAGGGAATTGAACAATTAAACAAATACGGTATAGAAGGTTTGGTTGTTATAGGTGGAGATGGTAGTTTTCACGGTGCGCAAAAATTAACTGAAAAAGGCTATCCGTGTATTGGTGTGCCTGGCACAATTGATAATGACATTTCAGGAACAGACTTCACTATTGGTTTTGATACAGCATTAAATACCATAATTGAGGCAATTGATAAAATCCGAGATACAGCAACATCTCATGAGCGCACATATGTTATTGAAGTAATGGGAAGAGATGCAGGTGATCTTGCTCTATGGGCTGGTCTGGCAGGTGGAGCTGAGAGTATACTTATTCCAGAAAAAGAAGAGGATTTCACGGATATTGTGGATCGGCTAAAGCGTGGTCAAGAACGTGGCAAGAAACATAGTATTATTGTCATAGCTGAAGGTGTTGGAAGTGGATTTGATTATGGAGAACAGATCAATGAGGCAGTTGGGCTAGAGACACGAGTAACCGTACTTGGTTATATTCAACGCGGTGGATCACCTACAGCAACGGATCGTGTCTTAGCGAGTAGACTCGGGGCAAAATCAGTAGAGAGTTTACTCTCAGGAAAAGCTGGAAAAATGGTTGGTATATATAATAATCAACTTGTTGAACAGGATATTGTAGAAATACTATCAGAGAAACACGAAATAAATCACAATATGTATAATTTATCAAAAGAACTATCTATATAA
- the mdh gene encoding malate dehydrogenase encodes MAIKRSKISVIGSGFTGATTALMIAQKELGDVVLVDIPDMEEPTKGRALDMLEASPVQGFDVNITGTSNYEDTKDSDLVIITAGIARKPGMTRDDLVNTNAKIMKSVASEIATYSPETFIVVLTNPVDAMTYSVFKESGFPKERVIGQSGVLDTARFRTFVAQELNLSIKDITGFVLGGHGDDMVPLIRYSHAGGIPLDTLLSKDRLDAIVERTRKGGGEIVGLLGNGSAYYAPAASLTVMAEAILKDQRRVIPSIAYLEGEYGYSDIYLGVPTILGGNGIEEIIELDLTDEEKADLDKSAASVKEVLDVLK; translated from the coding sequence ATGGCAATAAAGCGAAGTAAAATTTCAGTAATTGGTTCAGGCTTCACTGGTGCTACTACTGCATTAATGATAGCGCAAAAAGAACTTGGAGATGTTGTACTGGTAGATATCCCCGATATGGAAGAACCAACAAAAGGAAGAGCATTGGATATGCTTGAGGCGAGCCCTGTACAAGGTTTCGATGTGAATATTACAGGAACGTCTAATTATGAAGATACGAAAGACTCTGACTTAGTTATTATTACTGCAGGAATCGCTCGTAAGCCAGGAATGACCCGTGATGATCTGGTAAATACAAATGCTAAAATTATGAAATCTGTTGCAAGCGAAATTGCAACATATTCACCAGAAACATTCATTGTCGTTTTAACAAACCCTGTGGACGCTATGACATATTCAGTATTTAAGGAATCTGGTTTTCCTAAGGAACGAGTTATCGGTCAGTCTGGTGTCCTTGATACCGCCCGTTTCCGAACGTTTGTAGCACAGGAACTTAACCTGTCTATAAAAGATATTACTGGATTTGTTTTGGGTGGACATGGCGATGATATGGTTCCGTTAATCCGTTATTCTCATGCTGGTGGAATTCCGCTAGATACATTATTGTCAAAAGACCGTCTAGATGCAATTGTGGAACGCACACGTAAAGGTGGAGGAGAAATTGTTGGCTTATTAGGGAATGGTAGTGCATACTACGCACCTGCCGCATCTCTAACTGTAATGGCAGAAGCGATTCTTAAAGACCAGCGTCGTGTCATTCCTTCTATTGCATATCTGGAAGGTGAATATGGGTATTCCGATATTTATCTTGGGGTTCCAACTATCCTTGGTGGAAATGGAATCGAAGAAATTATTGAATTAGATCTAACCGATGAGGAAAAAGCAGACCTAGATAAATCTGCAGCATCTGTTAAAGAGGTACTTGACGTATTAAAATAA
- a CDS encoding response regulator transcription factor produces the protein MMQKILIVDDEPSIVKLISYNVEKAGFLTDVSYDGLEAVKKVEENEYDLVILDLMLPKMDGVEVCKHLRAQKIDTAILMLTAKDEEYDKILGLEIGADDYLTKPFSPKEVVARIKAILRRTNRPQQPMYKKIQIGNLVIYPERYEAKMDGELIFFTRKEFELIFYLANNKGKVISRDQLLHKIWDYDFIGDTRIVDVHISHLRDKIEPNTKKPVYIKTVRGLGYKLEDPTT, from the coding sequence ATGATGCAAAAAATTCTTATTGTAGATGATGAACCATCTATTGTTAAATTGATTAGCTACAATGTGGAAAAAGCAGGCTTTCTCACTGATGTAAGCTATGATGGATTGGAAGCTGTCAAGAAGGTGGAAGAAAATGAATACGATCTGGTCATACTTGATTTAATGTTACCTAAAATGGATGGGGTGGAGGTTTGTAAGCATTTAAGAGCCCAGAAGATTGATACAGCTATCCTAATGCTAACAGCAAAAGATGAAGAGTATGATAAAATATTAGGGTTAGAAATTGGGGCAGACGATTATTTAACCAAACCGTTTAGCCCTAAAGAGGTTGTCGCTCGTATAAAAGCAATTTTAAGAAGAACAAATCGGCCACAACAACCTATGTACAAAAAAATTCAAATTGGGAATCTAGTGATTTATCCTGAACGATATGAAGCAAAAATGGATGGTGAACTTATTTTTTTTACAAGAAAAGAATTTGAACTTATTTTCTATCTTGCTAATAATAAGGGCAAGGTTATATCCAGAGATCAGCTGCTACATAAGATTTGGGATTATGATTTTATTGGTGACACTCGCATTGTCGATGTGCATATAAGTCATTTAAGAGATAAAATTGAACCAAACACAAAAAAACCAGTGTACATAAAAACCGTACGGGGACTTGGTTATAAATTGGAGGATCCAACAACATGA
- the ytvI gene encoding sporulation integral membrane protein YtvI, which yields MSKPLLFRFLRALLLISIIICSYLLIKYTFSLLYPIVLALLISYLINPFVNFFQHTIRFPRPFATASVIIGLFIFLLGSLFLIVTELIQGSAYLAEKLPAHFHAFITAVKEFIDTSILPLYHKLISYFHTLEPSQQLTINENIQQLANNIASTGADLLQRLLLNIPVVLSMLPNSVAVFTFIVLATFLFTNDWPRLENAIRKMIPSSLDTSTKQVLRYLKKAVLGFVKAQVILIAITAGIIFIGLTILQVEHALTITLIAAAADLLPYVGTGIIFIPWIIYLFITGDYGMTISLIILYMHIIIVRQVLEPKILSSSMGLSPIAVLIAVFIGLQLWGFLGLVIAPVLLVSLNAFHQAGITHRLWIFIKG from the coding sequence ATGTCCAAGCCATTGTTATTTAGATTTCTTAGAGCTCTACTACTAATTAGCATTATTATTTGCAGTTACCTACTTATTAAATATACATTTTCACTGCTGTATCCAATTGTGCTTGCACTGCTCATTTCTTATCTAATTAATCCGTTTGTCAATTTTTTTCAACATACAATCAGGTTTCCCAGGCCATTTGCAACCGCTTCTGTGATAATAGGTCTGTTTATCTTCTTGCTGGGAAGCCTATTCCTAATCGTTACCGAATTAATTCAGGGGAGTGCATATTTAGCCGAAAAATTACCTGCTCACTTTCATGCATTTATTACAGCAGTGAAAGAATTTATTGATACATCAATCTTGCCTTTATATCATAAGTTAATTTCTTATTTTCATACACTTGAACCATCTCAACAACTAACAATTAATGAAAATATCCAACAATTGGCCAATAATATTGCTTCAACAGGTGCCGATCTATTACAACGTTTATTATTGAACATCCCTGTTGTCCTTTCCATGTTACCTAATTCTGTTGCTGTTTTTACCTTTATTGTTTTAGCAACATTTCTATTTACAAATGATTGGCCTAGACTAGAAAATGCAATAAGAAAAATGATCCCATCCTCACTGGATACATCTACTAAGCAGGTGCTTCGTTATTTAAAAAAAGCTGTACTTGGATTTGTTAAAGCACAAGTGATACTTATCGCCATTACAGCTGGAATTATCTTTATAGGGTTAACCATTTTGCAAGTAGAACATGCTTTAACAATTACGTTAATTGCTGCTGCAGCTGATTTACTCCCATATGTTGGGACAGGAATTATTTTTATACCTTGGATTATTTACCTATTTATTACAGGTGATTACGGCATGACAATCAGCCTTATCATTTTATATATGCACATTATAATAGTACGGCAAGTCCTTGAGCCAAAAATACTATCAAGTAGCATGGGATTAAGCCCAATTGCAGTATTGATAGCAGTATTTATCGGTCTTCAACTATGGGGATTTTTAGGGTTAGTTATTGCACCTGTTCTTCTGGTTTCTTTAAATGCGTTTCATCAGGCAGGAATTACGCATCGATTATGGATTTTTATTAAAGGATAG
- a CDS encoding FxsA family protein: MRWLLLTLLIVSALEIGVFLWIGGLIGPLWVVLLIFLTGISGIMLAKQQGIEAWNRARISMNSGEPPTEYIIDGICIFIGAVFLFTPGFVTDIVGFMLVIPWTRSMFKNSIRKLIMKMSGKSTIIYRRW; this comes from the coding sequence ATGAGGTGGCTATTACTTACATTATTAATCGTATCTGCACTCGAGATTGGTGTATTCTTGTGGATTGGTGGACTTATTGGGCCTTTGTGGGTAGTATTACTAATCTTTCTAACAGGAATATCCGGTATTATGCTTGCTAAACAACAAGGAATAGAGGCTTGGAACCGAGCAAGGATCTCTATGAATAGTGGGGAACCTCCTACTGAATATATTATTGATGGCATTTGTATTTTTATTGGTGCAGTGTTTTTATTTACACCTGGTTTTGTAACAGATATTGTTGGATTTATGCTGGTAATTCCATGGACTAGAAGCATGTTTAAAAATAGTATAAGAAAGCTTATCATGAAGATGTCAGGTAAAAGTACAATCATTTATCGCAGGTGGTAA
- the icd gene encoding NADP-dependent isocitrate dehydrogenase, whose protein sequence is MAQGEKIIVENGKVNVPNKPIIPFIEGDGTGPDIWKSTRNVIEASVEKAYNGAKGIEWTEVYAGQKAYDKTGEWLPQETLDMIDEYKIAIKGPLTTPIGGGIRSLNVALRQELDLFTCLRPVRYFNGVPSPVKRPEEVDMVIFRENTEDIYAGIEWQKGSDEVKKVIDFLQTEMNVSNIRFPETSGIGVKPVSEEGTKRLVRSSIDYAINEGRKNVTLVHKGNIMKYTEGAFKAWGYEVAEEEYGDKTFTWAEYDRIVERDGKEAANKAQDDALAAGKILVKDSIADIFLQQILTRPKEFDVVASMNLNGDYISDALAAQVGGIGIAPGANINYDSGHAIFEATHGTAPKYAGLDKVNPSSMILSAVLMLEHLGWREAADLITKAMDKTIASKVVTYDFARLMDGATEVKCSEFGTELINNMD, encoded by the coding sequence ATGGCACAAGGAGAAAAAATTATAGTAGAAAATGGTAAAGTGAATGTACCTAATAAACCAATTATTCCTTTTATTGAAGGAGACGGAACTGGTCCAGATATTTGGAAATCAACTAGAAATGTTATCGAGGCTTCAGTAGAAAAGGCATATAATGGTGCTAAGGGAATTGAGTGGACTGAAGTTTACGCTGGACAAAAAGCATATGATAAGACAGGCGAATGGTTGCCACAAGAAACGCTTGATATGATTGATGAATATAAGATCGCGATAAAAGGCCCATTAACAACACCGATTGGCGGAGGAATTCGTTCATTGAATGTTGCGTTACGTCAGGAACTTGATCTATTTACATGCCTACGTCCTGTTCGTTATTTCAACGGTGTTCCATCACCTGTTAAGCGTCCAGAAGAAGTTGACATGGTTATATTCCGTGAAAATACGGAGGACATTTATGCAGGAATTGAGTGGCAAAAAGGATCAGATGAAGTTAAAAAAGTAATTGATTTCTTACAAACTGAAATGAATGTAAGCAATATTCGTTTCCCTGAAACTTCTGGTATCGGAGTGAAGCCAGTATCTGAAGAAGGGACAAAGCGGTTAGTACGTTCAAGTATTGATTATGCAATAAATGAAGGACGTAAAAACGTTACTTTAGTACATAAAGGTAACATTATGAAATATACAGAAGGTGCATTTAAAGCATGGGGTTATGAAGTAGCTGAAGAAGAGTATGGAGATAAAACGTTCACATGGGCTGAATATGATCGCATCGTTGAGCGTGATGGTAAAGAAGCAGCTAATAAAGCACAAGATGATGCTTTAGCAGCTGGAAAGATTCTCGTTAAAGATTCAATTGCTGATATCTTCTTACAACAGATTCTAACTCGTCCAAAAGAATTTGATGTTGTTGCATCAATGAACTTAAATGGTGATTATATTTCTGACGCTTTAGCAGCACAGGTAGGTGGAATTGGTATTGCACCTGGAGCAAATATCAATTATGATTCCGGCCATGCGATTTTTGAAGCAACACATGGTACTGCACCAAAATATGCAGGGTTGGACAAAGTAAACCCATCTTCTATGATTCTTTCTGCAGTGTTAATGCTTGAACATCTAGGGTGGAGAGAAGCAGCTGATTTAATTACAAAAGCAATGGACAAAACAATTGCTTCTAAAGTAGTAACGTATGATTTCGCACGCTTGATGGATGGTGCCACTGAGGTTAAGTGTTCTGAATTCGGTACTGAATTAATTAACAACATGGACTAA
- the pnpS gene encoding two-component system histidine kinase PnpS, whose translation MKALFTKPLFSYVLGVLILLVSTGFVLSLLTDNYIILSAVLLTTYVILIIFMLHIFTTYIKPIKKVTKTVDEMVKGNYRARFHYNEQGDIGKLSSKVNLLARNLSELSIQEQMHSEQLSSVINNTESGLVLIDERGYIHLVNRKFISLFGETTKDYNGYLYYEVINNEHIHETIQNTFLYEKKMKEAFTHYKGVHKHYLEIVGAPIFNERNMLKGAVLVLYDITELKKLELMRKDFVANVSHELKTPITSIKGFSETLLDSEFDDDQSRNEFLGIIYNESHRLQLLIEDLLSLSNLEKEDFQLDLSEVQTKALANEVVPALKYKAEQNQIHFTMQIEDITFTADKERIKQVFINLVDNAIHYTPDSGEVTLLVDATEEHVHIKVEDTGMGMEQKILPRIFERFYRVDKARSRNTGGTGLGLAIVKHIVEVHGGEITIDSELDKGTAVHVYLPRENLDNKTTSL comes from the coding sequence ATGAAGGCATTATTTACAAAACCATTATTTAGCTATGTTTTAGGAGTATTAATACTTCTGGTGAGTACAGGATTCGTATTAAGTCTACTAACTGATAATTATATTATATTAAGTGCTGTACTATTGACGACCTATGTAATCTTAATAATATTTATGCTTCATATATTCACTACTTATATTAAACCGATTAAAAAGGTCACGAAAACCGTTGATGAAATGGTTAAAGGTAATTATAGAGCTAGGTTCCACTATAATGAACAAGGGGATATCGGAAAATTAAGCAGTAAGGTTAATTTATTGGCACGCAACTTAAGTGAACTTTCTATCCAGGAGCAAATGCATTCTGAACAGTTGTCTTCTGTGATCAATAATACAGAAAGTGGACTTGTGCTTATTGACGAAAGAGGCTATATTCATCTTGTTAACCGTAAATTTATTTCTTTATTTGGAGAAACAACAAAGGATTACAATGGTTATCTTTATTATGAAGTAATTAACAATGAACACATTCATGAAACAATACAAAACACATTTTTATATGAAAAAAAGATGAAAGAAGCTTTCACGCATTATAAGGGTGTTCATAAACATTATTTGGAGATAGTTGGAGCACCCATTTTTAATGAACGAAATATGTTAAAAGGTGCGGTACTTGTGTTATATGATATAACAGAATTGAAAAAACTTGAGTTGATGCGTAAAGATTTTGTTGCAAATGTTTCGCATGAACTAAAAACACCTATTACATCAATCAAAGGCTTTTCAGAGACTTTACTAGATAGTGAGTTCGATGATGATCAATCGAGAAATGAATTTCTTGGAATTATATACAATGAGAGCCATCGGTTACAGTTACTTATTGAAGATTTATTATCATTATCTAATTTGGAGAAAGAGGACTTTCAACTCGATTTATCTGAAGTACAAACAAAGGCCTTAGCAAATGAAGTGGTCCCAGCGCTTAAGTATAAAGCAGAGCAAAACCAGATACATTTTACAATGCAGATTGAGGATATTACGTTCACTGCTGATAAGGAAAGAATAAAGCAAGTATTCATAAACCTTGTAGATAATGCTATTCATTATACGCCGGACAGTGGGGAAGTTACGTTACTAGTAGATGCTACAGAGGAACATGTACATATTAAGGTTGAGGATACAGGAATGGGTATGGAGCAAAAGATATTGCCTCGTATATTCGAACGGTTTTATCGTGTAGATAAAGCTCGAAGCAGAAATACTGGTGGTACTGGCTTAGGTTTGGCTATCGTCAAACATATCGTTGAAGTCCATGGTGGTGAAATTACAATTGATAGCGAATTGGATAAAGGGACAGCTGTTCATGTATATTTACCAAGAGAAAATCTAGATAATAAAACAACCTCCTTGTGA
- a CDS encoding MaoC/PaaZ C-terminal domain-containing protein, with protein sequence MLGKKRRMGKVLDELKVGDSYTAVKIIEDKDLLLYLGLTNDANPLYIQHDYASQTPYNQPIVPSVLLFGMVSSIISMHLPGPGSHITQHEMTFPNPVYHQSEVTFTIEIIAIDESNHKVALSVVGFDKEGGEIVNGKLYVSPPYKPNSLTASSLENFF encoded by the coding sequence TTGCTTGGTAAAAAGAGGAGAATGGGCAAGGTGTTGGATGAATTAAAGGTGGGGGATTCTTATACAGCAGTCAAAATTATTGAGGATAAGGACTTACTATTGTATTTAGGTTTAACCAATGATGCAAACCCATTATATATCCAACATGATTATGCATCACAAACACCCTATAATCAACCCATCGTCCCCTCTGTGCTGTTATTTGGGATGGTATCTTCTATTATTTCCATGCACTTGCCTGGCCCAGGGAGTCATATCACACAGCATGAAATGACTTTTCCGAATCCAGTTTACCACCAGTCAGAGGTAACGTTTACGATTGAAATAATTGCTATTGATGAAAGTAATCATAAAGTTGCATTATCGGTTGTTGGATTTGATAAAGAAGGTGGAGAAATAGTGAATGGTAAACTGTATGTATCTCCACCTTATAAACCAAATTCATTGACAGCAAGCTCACTAGAAAATTTTTTCTAA
- the pyk gene encoding pyruvate kinase — MRNTKIVCTIGPASESVETLEKLMESGMNVARLNFSHGDFEEHGARIKNIRQAAENTGKTVALLLDTKGPEIRTATFKNGEAEILQDSVVFVTMDDVEGTAERFSVTYKGLINDVHEGSKILLDDGLIELEVVSVDKDKNELKTIALNSGTIKNKKGVNVPNVSVNLPGITDKDAQDIEFGIEQNVDFIAASFVRRPSDIFEIQSLLEKHDANNIQIIPKIENQEGVDNIESILEVSNGLMVARGDLGVEIPAEDVPLVQKELIKKCNTAGKPVITATQMLDSMQRNPRPTRAEASDVANAIFDGTDAVMLSGETAAGDYPIESVQTMSNISLKAESALDHKSILKQRSRNVDMTITEGISQSVTHTARNLSVSAIITPTESGNTARMISKYRPKIPIVAVTSSKSVERQLALSWGVHAVAGEQSSTTDGMLDVAIDRGLSTELFDRGSRVIITAGVPVGESGTTNIMKVHVIGDVITKGQGIGKRSAYGKAILANTAKEANERLEEGDILVTYGTERDMMPALEKASGIITEEGGLTSHAAVVGLSLGIPVIVGVKDAQDTLEDGQDITIDGTKGDIYKGHTRVL, encoded by the coding sequence ATGAGAAATACAAAAATCGTATGTACGATTGGACCTGCGTCTGAATCAGTTGAAACATTGGAGAAATTGATGGAGTCAGGAATGAATGTGGCACGTTTGAATTTTTCCCATGGAGATTTTGAAGAACATGGTGCACGTATTAAAAACATAAGGCAAGCAGCTGAAAACACTGGTAAAACAGTTGCCTTATTACTAGATACCAAAGGACCTGAAATAAGGACTGCTACTTTTAAAAATGGGGAAGCAGAGATTCTTCAGGATTCTGTTGTGTTTGTAACCATGGATGACGTTGAAGGTACTGCAGAGCGCTTTTCTGTTACGTATAAAGGATTAATTAACGACGTGCACGAGGGGTCAAAAATCCTATTGGATGATGGGCTTATTGAATTGGAAGTAGTAAGTGTGGACAAAGATAAAAATGAACTTAAAACAATTGCCTTAAATTCTGGAACTATTAAAAATAAAAAAGGGGTAAATGTTCCGAATGTATCTGTGAATTTACCAGGAATTACGGATAAAGACGCGCAAGATATTGAATTCGGGATTGAACAAAATGTTGACTTTATTGCTGCATCTTTCGTCCGCCGTCCATCCGACATATTTGAAATACAATCTTTACTTGAAAAACATGATGCAAATAACATTCAAATCATACCTAAAATTGAGAATCAAGAAGGCGTAGACAATATTGAGAGTATCTTAGAGGTAAGTAATGGCTTGATGGTTGCTCGTGGTGATTTAGGGGTTGAAATCCCTGCAGAAGATGTTCCGCTCGTGCAAAAAGAGTTAATTAAAAAATGTAATACAGCTGGTAAGCCGGTTATTACGGCGACACAAATGTTGGATTCTATGCAACGCAATCCACGCCCAACAAGAGCAGAGGCGTCCGATGTTGCCAATGCAATATTTGATGGAACAGATGCGGTTATGCTATCTGGCGAAACGGCTGCTGGGGACTACCCGATCGAGTCTGTACAAACCATGAGTAATATATCATTAAAAGCGGAATCCGCATTGGATCACAAATCAATCTTAAAACAACGTTCCCGAAATGTAGATATGACGATCACAGAAGGTATTAGTCAGTCTGTAACACACACCGCAAGGAACCTCTCTGTTAGTGCGATTATTACACCAACCGAAAGTGGTAACACGGCAAGAATGATTTCTAAATATAGACCAAAAATACCAATTGTAGCTGTTACTTCTTCAAAAAGCGTTGAACGACAATTAGCTTTGTCTTGGGGTGTACACGCTGTAGCTGGCGAACAATCCAGTACAACAGATGGAATGCTGGATGTTGCAATAGATAGAGGATTAAGTACGGAATTATTTGACCGTGGCAGTAGAGTTATTATTACGGCAGGTGTTCCAGTTGGAGAAAGCGGAACAACAAATATAATGAAGGTACATGTAATAGGTGATGTAATTACAAAGGGACAAGGTATTGGTAAACGAAGCGCGTACGGTAAAGCAATTTTAGCTAACACAGCTAAAGAAGCTAATGAAAGATTAGAAGAAGGAGATATCCTAGTCACCTATGGAACAGAAAGGGATATGATGCCTGCACTGGAGAAGGCCAGCGGAATTATTACAGAAGAAGGTGGGTTAACATCACATGCTGCTGTAGTGGGATTAAGCCTTGGAATTCCTGTAATTGTAGGAGTAAAAGATGCCCAAGATACGTTGGAAGATGGACAGGATATAACAATTGACGGTACAAAAGGTGATATATACAAGGGGCATACGCGCGTCCTTTAA